A part of Desulfomicrobium baculatum DSM 4028 genomic DNA contains:
- a CDS encoding 16S rRNA (uracil(1498)-N(3))-methyltransferase: MARLNSFYLAPALWREPFSLEGEEFHHLTRVLRAKAGESVRLFDGRGRWGIFCIRDLSKKSASLQRLSEQTAPAPACPLILAVGWSKGLRRGFLLEKAVELGAAEVWLWQAARSQGEVPQEGKDGWERQLTAAAKQCGASRLPQIRTFAGPADVISAAVDLGSKVLCWEQEENGFVDPTLLAHRRGSIAVLGPEGGLERKEADLFREHGFAPVGLGPNILRFETAAVLVLSLHLWAAQQHRQAP; the protein is encoded by the coding sequence GTGGCGCGTCTCAATTCCTTTTATCTGGCTCCCGCCCTGTGGCGGGAGCCTTTTTCCCTCGAAGGGGAAGAGTTCCACCACCTGACCCGCGTACTGCGCGCCAAGGCAGGGGAATCGGTTCGCCTTTTTGACGGCCGGGGCCGATGGGGTATTTTTTGCATCCGGGATCTGTCCAAGAAAAGCGCCAGTCTCCAGCGCCTGTCGGAGCAGACAGCCCCCGCCCCGGCCTGCCCGCTGATCCTGGCCGTGGGCTGGTCCAAGGGGCTGCGGCGGGGTTTTTTGCTGGAAAAAGCGGTGGAACTCGGCGCGGCGGAGGTCTGGCTATGGCAGGCGGCCCGCTCCCAGGGCGAGGTGCCCCAAGAAGGCAAGGACGGATGGGAAAGGCAGCTCACGGCTGCGGCCAAGCAGTGCGGCGCGAGCCGGCTGCCCCAAATCCGGACCTTTGCAGGACCCGCCGACGTCATCAGCGCCGCCGTTGATCTCGGATCCAAGGTGCTGTGCTGGGAACAGGAAGAGAACGGGTTCGTCGACCCCACGCTGCTGGCCCATCGCCGGGGCAGCATCGCGGTACTGGGGCCGGAAGGCGGCCTGGAACGAAAGGAAGCCGATCTTTTCCGGGAGCACGGCTTTGCCCCGGTGGGGCTTGGTCCGAACATCCTGCGCTTCGAGACCGCCGCCGTCCTGGTCCTGTCCCTGCACCTCTGGGCCGCCCAGCAGCACAGGCAAGCCCCCTAA
- the gcvT gene encoding glycine cleavage system aminomethyltransferase GcvT, whose amino-acid sequence MSELLTTPLHAWHKNNGARMVPFAGWDMPVQYVGILEEHKHTRSQASIFDISHMGEFLLEGHGATEALASVVTHNLATLAPGKCRYGFLLNEKGGVLDDLIVYRLDTEKYMLVVNGACIDSDFAWIKSHLPANLTLVNQSFDIAKIDLQGPESFDVLARIMPADWNSLGYFGFREVEFEGFKVIVSRTGYTGELGCEFYLPWGKAEVLWEKLMADEAVRPAGLGARDTLRLEVGLPLYGQDLDMDHTPVEAGYGGMLKSEADYIGKSGLGSVREKLIGLCIDGRRSARHYDEVYAGEEKVGMVTSGSIAPSLGYCVAMAFVRADMADTESFTIKGPRTTLEAVRVDMPFYTAGTARRKLA is encoded by the coding sequence ATGTCCGAATTGCTGACCACCCCTCTTCATGCCTGGCACAAGAACAACGGGGCCAGAATGGTCCCTTTCGCGGGCTGGGACATGCCTGTCCAATATGTCGGCATCCTTGAAGAGCACAAACACACCAGAAGTCAGGCGTCCATCTTCGACATCTCCCACATGGGAGAGTTCCTGCTCGAAGGGCACGGCGCGACCGAAGCCCTGGCCTCTGTCGTGACCCACAACCTGGCCACGCTTGCTCCGGGGAAGTGCCGCTACGGCTTCCTCCTGAACGAAAAGGGCGGCGTGCTCGACGACCTCATCGTCTACCGGCTGGACACGGAAAAATACATGCTCGTGGTCAATGGCGCATGCATCGATTCCGATTTCGCCTGGATCAAAAGTCACCTCCCGGCAAACCTGACCCTGGTCAACCAGAGCTTCGACATCGCCAAGATCGACCTGCAGGGACCGGAATCATTTGACGTGCTGGCCCGCATCATGCCCGCGGACTGGAACAGCCTTGGCTATTTCGGATTCCGTGAAGTGGAATTCGAAGGATTCAAGGTCATTGTCAGCCGCACGGGCTACACGGGCGAACTGGGCTGCGAATTCTACCTGCCCTGGGGCAAGGCCGAGGTGCTGTGGGAGAAGCTGATGGCCGATGAAGCTGTCCGCCCGGCAGGCCTTGGCGCGCGCGACACCCTGCGCCTTGAGGTGGGGCTGCCCCTCTACGGCCAGGACCTGGACATGGACCACACCCCGGTGGAGGCAGGCTACGGAGGCATGCTCAAGAGCGAGGCCGATTACATCGGCAAATCAGGCCTTGGCAGCGTGCGCGAGAAGCTGATCGGCCTGTGTATCGACGGCCGCCGCAGCGCCCGCCATTACGACGAGGTTTATGCCGGCGAGGAGAAGGTCGGCATGGTCACCAGCGGCTCCATCGCGCCCAGCCTCGGCTATTGCGTGGCCATGGCCTTTGTGCGCGCGGACATGGCCGACACGGAGTCGTTTACGATCAAGGGGCCCCGGACCACCCTTGAAGCCGTCCGCGTGGACATGCCCTTCTACACCGCGGGCACGGCCCGCAGGAAGCTGGCCTAG
- a CDS encoding GAF domain-containing protein yields the protein MTMKYPSLDRLLESIGSVFDAYSVVLFCRNSAGTFDLTTSFSLGDSIRKGTKIEQGQGLVGWILKNNSPLVVEKFDEKNTFLGYYGAEQDEQIKVFVGCPLPGGRGALCMDSKKTYAFTSKDQRLLSLFAVVVAAIIEDVGEGGVSSREQALYRVLQQVYALREAHPKWTDFLNRYLALLAGASGYEYAFLVVSDEWGNNYLLEGSNKPFMPENVSARQSFSTGSGLLGWVFKKNQSVFFGDGKSELGRTPLFGRDIPGPVLNTLMAFPLKVHTRCRGVLVFGDRESRVISAEIKDFANMAADYLALFLENLYLRNKVRRFAPPSVTDPGDAPDFDNSDYHP from the coding sequence ATGACCATGAAATATCCTTCCCTGGACAGATTGCTGGAGAGCATCGGTAGCGTTTTTGACGCCTATTCGGTGGTTCTCTTTTGCCGCAATTCCGCCGGGACCTTTGATCTGACCACCTCGTTCAGTCTCGGGGATTCCATCCGCAAGGGCACGAAGATCGAGCAGGGCCAGGGCCTGGTGGGCTGGATTCTCAAGAACAACTCGCCGCTTGTCGTCGAAAAATTCGACGAGAAGAACACTTTTCTGGGCTACTATGGCGCAGAACAGGACGAGCAGATCAAGGTTTTCGTGGGCTGCCCCCTGCCCGGCGGGAGGGGTGCCCTGTGCATGGACAGCAAGAAGACCTACGCCTTCACCTCCAAGGATCAGCGTCTGTTATCCCTCTTTGCCGTGGTCGTGGCCGCCATCATCGAAGATGTGGGCGAGGGCGGGGTCTCCAGCCGCGAACAGGCCCTGTATCGTGTGCTGCAGCAGGTGTACGCCTTGCGTGAGGCGCATCCCAAATGGACGGACTTTTTGAACCGCTATCTGGCGCTTCTGGCCGGGGCCAGCGGTTACGAATACGCCTTCCTCGTGGTCAGCGACGAATGGGGAAACAACTACCTCCTTGAAGGCAGCAACAAGCCCTTCATGCCCGAAAACGTCTCCGCGCGGCAGTCATTCAGCACGGGCAGCGGACTTTTGGGCTGGGTATTCAAGAAGAACCAGTCGGTCTTTTTCGGCGACGGCAAGAGCGAGCTGGGGCGCACGCCTCTTTTTGGCCGCGATATCCCGGGCCCGGTCTTGAACACGCTCATGGCCTTCCCCTTGAAAGTGCATACCCGTTGCCGGGGCGTTCTGGTCTTCGGGGATCGCGAAAGCCGCGTCATCAGCGCTGAAATCAAGGATTTTGCCAACATGGCCGCGGATTATCTGGCTCTTTTTCTGGAGAATCTGTATCTGAGGAACAAGGTCAGGCGTTTTGCTCCTCCAAGCGTTACCGACCCGGGCGACGCCCCCGATTTCGACAATTCCGATTACCACCCTTAA
- a CDS encoding rod shape-determining protein, with translation MFFSKLFGFLGKNLAMDLGTANTLLYSPKDGIVLNEPSVVALDIRNDAILAVGREAKEYLGRTPERIRAVRPLKDGVIADFEVTKVMIAYFIKKVITGMRIVKPRMVICVPAGITQVEKRAVIESALQAGAREVKLIEEPMAAAIGAGLPIHEPRGNMVVDIGGGTTEVAVISLSAVAYSESVRIAGDELNDAIQRYVQDEFQLLIGENMAEAAKIHIASAVPLPEPLQYRVAGKNLVDGNPKSIILNDSHVREAIKEPVAAIVAAVRRALEKTPPELVADIATNGLLLAGGGALLKGLDKLITQQSSLMVHIDDDPLTTVVRGTGRSLEDEACFSKVYIN, from the coding sequence ATGTTTTTCAGCAAGCTTTTCGGTTTTCTGGGCAAAAATCTGGCCATGGACCTCGGCACGGCCAACACGCTCCTGTACTCTCCCAAGGACGGGATCGTGCTCAATGAGCCTTCGGTGGTGGCCCTCGACATCCGCAACGACGCCATTCTGGCCGTGGGCCGGGAAGCCAAGGAATATCTCGGCCGCACCCCGGAACGCATCCGCGCCGTGCGCCCCCTGAAGGATGGAGTCATCGCCGATTTCGAGGTCACCAAGGTCATGATCGCCTATTTCATCAAGAAGGTCATAACCGGCATGCGCATCGTCAAGCCGCGCATGGTCATCTGCGTGCCTGCGGGGATAACCCAAGTGGAGAAGAGGGCGGTCATCGAGTCGGCGCTGCAGGCCGGCGCGCGGGAGGTCAAACTCATTGAAGAGCCCATGGCGGCGGCCATCGGCGCGGGTCTGCCCATCCACGAGCCCAGGGGGAACATGGTGGTCGACATCGGCGGCGGCACCACCGAGGTGGCGGTCATTTCGCTTTCCGCCGTGGCCTATTCCGAATCCGTGCGCATTGCCGGGGATGAGCTCAACGACGCCATCCAGCGTTACGTGCAGGATGAATTCCAGCTTCTGATCGGCGAGAACATGGCCGAGGCGGCCAAGATCCATATCGCCTCCGCCGTGCCCCTGCCCGAACCCCTGCAGTACCGGGTGGCGGGCAAGAACCTGGTCGACGGCAACCCCAAATCCATCATCCTGAACGACTCCCATGTGCGCGAGGCCATCAAGGAGCCTGTGGCGGCCATCGTCGCGGCCGTGCGCAGGGCCCTGGAAAAGACTCCGCCCGAGCTGGTCGCGGACATCGCCACCAACGGCCTGCTCCTGGCCGGCGGCGGGGCGCTTTTAAAAGGCCTGGACAAGCTCATCACGCAGCAGAGTTCGCTCATGGTGCATATCGACGACGATCCCTTGACCACCGTGGTGCGTGGGACAGGGCGGTCTCTTGAGGACGAGGCGTGTTTTTCGAAGGTCTACATCAACTAG
- a CDS encoding NUDIX hydrolase, protein MSLETGLEKIYVVDENNLPLAIMASEQVHLQGLKHRGFLLMLTDVKGRLMLRRLSKSHPLYPGRWDIVGCGHIGAKEAAEEAAERHLPPVAADLTGNLRHALTLTEGAGTGNEIVEVFSAGLSSQDTRLLLQDLSFLAVDPDELGALAASYPDQLSPALLTVWNARLHHPDRS, encoded by the coding sequence ATGTCATTGGAAACAGGCCTGGAAAAAATCTACGTCGTGGACGAAAACAACCTGCCCCTGGCCATCATGGCTTCGGAGCAGGTCCATCTGCAGGGACTAAAGCACAGGGGTTTTCTGCTCATGCTGACGGATGTCAAAGGCCGCCTCATGCTGCGCAGGTTGAGCAAAAGCCATCCCCTGTACCCGGGGCGCTGGGACATCGTGGGCTGCGGGCACATCGGGGCCAAAGAGGCCGCAGAGGAGGCCGCCGAACGGCATCTGCCCCCCGTTGCGGCCGACCTGACCGGAAATCTGCGGCATGCGCTGACCCTGACCGAAGGGGCGGGAACGGGCAACGAAATCGTGGAGGTCTTTTCCGCCGGGCTTTCAAGCCAAGACACCCGGCTCCTGCTGCAGGACCTCTCTTTTTTGGCCGTGGACCCGGACGAACTTGGCGCCTTGGCCGCATCCTACCCGGACCAGCTCTCCCCGGCGCTTCTGACCGTATGGAACGCCCGCCTGCATCACCCGGACCGAAGCTAG
- the rimI gene encoding ribosomal protein S18-alanine N-acetyltransferase yields the protein MVEPGLELRLLGPKDASALAALEAQVFADAWDAEHFRALLGQDRFVAVGAFDHAGLCAYLTAYSVAGELEIVNVAVAAELRGQGIGRSLLLFFLEQGRLRGAARAVLEVRSGNAAARALYASCGFVQVGVRRAYYADSGEDALVLEWTPCPD from the coding sequence ATGGTTGAGCCGGGTCTTGAGCTGCGTCTCTTGGGTCCGAAAGATGCTTCGGCGCTGGCCGCCCTGGAAGCCCAGGTCTTTGCCGACGCCTGGGACGCGGAGCATTTCCGGGCGCTGCTGGGGCAGGACCGTTTTGTGGCCGTGGGGGCTTTTGACCATGCCGGGTTGTGCGCGTATCTGACAGCGTACAGTGTGGCGGGTGAGCTTGAAATAGTCAACGTGGCGGTGGCCGCCGAGCTGCGCGGGCAAGGAATCGGCCGGTCGCTGCTGCTTTTTTTTCTGGAGCAGGGGCGATTGCGCGGCGCAGCCCGCGCTGTTCTTGAGGTCCGCAGCGGCAACGCTGCTGCCAGGGCTCTTTACGCGAGCTGCGGTTTTGTGCAGGTGGGGGTGCGCAGGGCGTATTACGCCGACAGTGGCGAGGATGCCCTGGTGCTGGAGTGGACGCCGTGCCCAGACTGA
- a CDS encoding O-methyltransferase, which translates to MPRLIKDPQAYFRALVPDRPQGDLLLAAAAAQRGVPVIGPVMGSLLALLCRVMGAVRVLELGSAVGYSTAFLARAMRDTGGFALSVDMHEAHCREARANLASFGLGERCAVLCADARALPFGRAGFDLVFLDVDQRYYAELESVCYRLLRPGGLLVADNTAFADADAFNMLIQDGGRWDAVNIYAFLPNHAPEQDGICLARKKQTGEAKNDSHGNFQRDDED; encoded by the coding sequence GTGCCCAGACTGATTAAAGATCCGCAGGCGTATTTTCGCGCCCTGGTCCCGGACCGGCCGCAAGGCGATCTGCTGCTGGCAGCGGCGGCCGCCCAGCGCGGGGTGCCGGTCATCGGGCCGGTCATGGGCAGCCTGCTTGCGCTTTTGTGCCGGGTCATGGGCGCGGTGCGCGTGCTCGAGCTGGGCTCGGCCGTGGGGTATTCCACGGCCTTTCTGGCCCGGGCCATGCGGGACACGGGCGGCTTTGCCTTGAGCGTGGACATGCACGAGGCACACTGCCGGGAGGCCCGCGCCAACCTTGCGTCTTTCGGGCTTGGCGAGCGTTGCGCCGTGCTGTGCGCCGACGCCCGTGCTCTGCCTTTTGGGCGCGCAGGCTTTGATCTGGTTTTTCTGGATGTGGACCAGCGTTACTATGCAGAGCTTGAGTCCGTCTGTTATCGCCTGCTGCGGCCCGGTGGGCTGCTGGTCGCGGACAACACCGCCTTTGCCGACGCCGATGCCTTCAACATGCTGATTCAGGACGGCGGGCGCTGGGACGCGGTCAATATTTACGCATTTTTACCGAATCATGCGCCGGAACAGGACGGAATCTGTCTGGCGCGCAAGAAACAAACAGGAGAAGCAAAAAATGATAGTCATGGAAACTTCCAAAGGGACGATGAAGATTGA
- a CDS encoding peptidylprolyl isomerase: protein MIVMETSKGTMKIELFADKAPVTCENFLHYVREGFYDGTIFHRVIPNFMIQGGGMTETMSEKKTGKPIKNEADNGLKNQRGTLAMARTQAVDSATSQFFINLRDNVFLDHGSRDFGYCVFAQVVEGIEVMDEIAGVPTGSFGFHQDVPKEPVIITRVSVEE, encoded by the coding sequence ATGATAGTCATGGAAACTTCCAAAGGGACGATGAAGATTGAACTTTTCGCGGACAAGGCCCCTGTGACCTGCGAGAACTTCCTTCATTACGTGCGCGAAGGCTTTTACGACGGCACGATCTTTCATCGCGTCATCCCCAACTTCATGATCCAGGGCGGCGGGATGACCGAGACCATGAGTGAGAAAAAGACGGGCAAGCCGATCAAGAACGAAGCCGACAATGGACTCAAAAACCAGCGCGGCACCCTGGCCATGGCCCGCACCCAGGCTGTGGACAGCGCGACCTCCCAGTTCTTCATCAATCTGCGCGACAACGTGTTTCTGGATCACGGTTCGCGGGATTTCGGCTATTGCGTGTTCGCCCAGGTGGTCGAAGGGATCGAGGTCATGGACGAGATCGCGGGCGTGCCCACGGGCAGCTTCGGATTTCACCAGGACGTGCCCAAGGAGCCGGTTATCATCACCCGCGTCAGCGTAGAGGAATAA
- a CDS encoding YheT family hydrolase: MVRLATAFPFSSGHVQTLFPPFFRPMADACYERERFETSDGDFVDLDWSRGDGSEGLAFILHGLEGHSRRKYVLGMVKAAREHGLDAVAMNFRGCSGEPNRKVAMYHSGWTRDLHEVLLMIASMGCYRSVDLVGFSLGGNVVLKYLGEDALIIPQIVRGAAAISVPCDLEDSARALARPQCALYTRYLLDQLRKKIIEKSRLFPGALDVKGVEKLRTFRQFDDRFTAPLHGFRDALDYWRRSSSRQYLSGIDRRTCIINAANDPFLGPGCFPHDEVRANESLTLFTPPTGGHVGFVGSGRGGMYWSEWMTMRFLLQRPAARVQE, encoded by the coding sequence GTGGTGCGGCTTGCGACCGCGTTTCCCTTTTCCTCGGGACATGTGCAGACCCTTTTTCCGCCTTTCTTCCGCCCCATGGCGGACGCGTGCTACGAGCGGGAGCGCTTTGAGACATCGGACGGCGATTTCGTGGATCTGGACTGGTCCCGGGGAGACGGGAGCGAAGGCCTTGCGTTCATCTTGCACGGCCTGGAAGGACACTCCAGGCGCAAGTACGTGCTCGGAATGGTCAAGGCTGCGCGCGAGCACGGACTTGACGCCGTGGCCATGAACTTCAGGGGCTGCAGCGGGGAGCCGAATCGCAAGGTGGCCATGTACCATTCGGGTTGGACCCGCGACCTGCATGAGGTCCTGCTCATGATTGCGTCCATGGGATGCTACCGGAGCGTGGACCTAGTCGGATTCAGCCTCGGGGGAAACGTCGTTCTCAAGTATCTCGGGGAGGATGCATTGATCATTCCCCAAATTGTGCGCGGGGCCGCGGCCATATCCGTGCCGTGCGACCTGGAGGATTCGGCCCGGGCTCTGGCGCGTCCCCAGTGCGCACTCTATACCCGCTATCTGCTTGACCAGTTGCGAAAGAAGATTATTGAAAAGAGTCGGCTTTTTCCGGGAGCGCTTGACGTGAAGGGCGTGGAGAAACTGCGCACCTTTCGCCAGTTTGACGACCGCTTCACGGCTCCCCTGCACGGATTCCGCGACGCGCTGGACTACTGGCGCCGCTCCAGTTCGCGGCAATATCTGTCCGGGATCGATCGGCGGACCTGTATCATCAATGCCGCCAACGATCCTTTCCTGGGGCCGGGCTGCTTTCCTCATGACGAGGTCCGCGCCAACGAAAGCCTCACCCTGTTTACTCCCCCGACCGGCGGGCATGTGGGTTTCGTGGGTTCGGGCCGGGGCGGGATGTACTGGTCGGAATGGATGACCATGCGATTTTTGCTGCAACGGCCCGCCGCGCGCGTGCAGGAATGA
- a CDS encoding DegQ family serine endoprotease, whose translation MKYALRLFTIMFVFLASASMAAQLPDFTELAEKSGQAVVNISTVKLVKNQGNMQQFFPRGPQGQHPFGDFFDQFERFFGEQGQGTPREQRSLGSGFVFSADGYIVTNNHVIEGADSIKVNLQVDKNGDRSYDAEVIGTDKETDLALLKIKADKPLPYLAFGDSDVLKVGQWVMAIGNPFGLDHTVTAGIVSAKGRTIGAGPYDNFIQTDASINPGNSGGPLIDLDGKVIGINTAIVASGQGIGFAIPSDLARQVIEQLKEYKSVKRGWLGVSIQNVDENSAKALGLDQASGALVSSVTVGDPAEKAGIKAGDVIVAVDGVSVADAGDLTRKIGDLLPGVKITLSVWREGKTVTIPLVLGERSAEKVAQGRPGAPGSQGEDVLGLSVRPVAEAEAKALELDRAQGLLVVEVSEGSPAAQNDLSAGDVILEANGKAVNTVKALKDVIEGDGKEKGVVMLLVKRQGRNVFRTVPLS comes from the coding sequence ATGAAATATGCACTTCGACTCTTTACCATTATGTTCGTGTTTCTGGCCTCGGCCTCCATGGCTGCGCAGTTGCCGGATTTCACGGAGCTCGCGGAAAAGTCGGGCCAGGCGGTGGTTAACATCAGTACGGTCAAGCTCGTGAAAAATCAGGGCAACATGCAGCAGTTTTTCCCGAGGGGGCCACAGGGACAGCACCCGTTCGGAGATTTTTTCGACCAGTTCGAGCGTTTTTTCGGAGAGCAGGGGCAAGGAACTCCGCGTGAACAGCGTTCTCTGGGATCGGGTTTCGTCTTCTCCGCCGACGGGTACATCGTCACCAACAATCACGTCATCGAGGGCGCGGATTCCATCAAGGTCAACCTCCAGGTCGACAAGAACGGAGACCGTTCCTACGACGCCGAGGTCATCGGGACGGACAAGGAGACGGATCTGGCGCTGCTGAAGATCAAGGCCGACAAGCCGTTGCCGTACCTCGCCTTTGGTGACTCCGACGTGCTCAAGGTCGGGCAATGGGTCATGGCCATCGGCAACCCCTTTGGCCTTGATCATACCGTCACGGCCGGAATTGTCAGCGCCAAGGGGCGCACCATCGGCGCCGGTCCCTACGACAACTTCATCCAGACCGACGCCTCCATCAACCCCGGCAACAGCGGTGGTCCGCTCATCGACCTGGACGGAAAGGTCATCGGCATCAATACGGCCATCGTTGCTTCGGGTCAGGGCATCGGTTTTGCCATCCCCAGCGATCTGGCCAGACAGGTCATTGAGCAGCTCAAGGAATACAAGAGCGTGAAGCGCGGCTGGCTCGGCGTGTCCATCCAGAATGTGGACGAGAACTCCGCCAAGGCCTTGGGCCTTGACCAGGCCAGCGGCGCCCTGGTCTCGTCCGTGACTGTCGGAGACCCGGCGGAAAAGGCCGGAATCAAGGCAGGAGACGTCATTGTCGCGGTGGATGGAGTGTCGGTGGCCGACGCCGGCGATCTGACCCGCAAGATCGGCGACCTCTTGCCCGGCGTGAAGATCACGCTTTCGGTCTGGCGCGAAGGCAAGACCGTCACGATCCCTCTGGTTCTGGGTGAGCGCAGCGCGGAGAAGGTCGCTCAGGGCCGGCCCGGCGCTCCTGGCAGCCAGGGCGAGGATGTCCTGGGCCTGAGCGTTCGGCCCGTGGCCGAGGCCGAGGCGAAGGCGCTGGAACTCGACCGGGCCCAGGGGCTTCTGGTGGTTGAAGTGAGCGAGGGATCCCCGGCTGCGCAAAACGACTTGAGCGCAGGGGATGTCATCCTTGAAGCCAACGGCAAGGCCGTGAACACGGTCAAGGCCCTCAAGGACGTGATCGAAGGCGATGGCAAGGAAAAGGGCGTCGTCATGCTGCTGGTCAAGCGCCAGGGTCGCAACGTGTTCCGCACCGTGCCCCTTTCCTAG
- the ispE gene encoding 4-(cytidine 5'-diphospho)-2-C-methyl-D-erythritol kinase, with protein sequence MSTVWKLHAGCKVNLYLDIVGVREDGYHEIESLFYPLPAPCDILNVGLTRGQGLRLTCTAAVLETEENILARAYSGFAGATGFAPGVSVHLDKNIPMGAGLGGGSSDAAAFLSWLNARAGELALSTTELARLALTLGADVPFFLGKEPAWVTGIGEKITPVSCDLADYTMLVVSPGVHVDTRWAYRRWDEMFESARVRPRKELTPENSPIMSLCFTKPPKLWNGFEEVVFHEFPTLYEVKKHILNHFPDACVMSGSGSSFVALFSSPQSAVRCAGDMRARGHACFASRSGEPLVMDS encoded by the coding sequence ATGAGCACGGTCTGGAAGCTGCACGCCGGGTGCAAGGTCAACCTCTATCTGGACATCGTCGGGGTGCGGGAAGATGGCTATCATGAGATTGAGAGCCTCTTCTATCCGCTCCCCGCTCCCTGCGACATCCTGAATGTGGGGCTGACTCGCGGCCAGGGTCTGCGCCTGACCTGCACGGCCGCGGTACTGGAAACCGAGGAGAACATCCTGGCCAGGGCATACTCCGGATTTGCCGGGGCCACGGGCTTTGCTCCGGGCGTGTCGGTGCACCTCGATAAGAATATCCCCATGGGCGCAGGGCTTGGCGGCGGCAGCAGCGATGCGGCCGCTTTCCTGTCCTGGCTCAATGCCCGGGCCGGCGAGCTGGCCCTGTCCACGACCGAGCTGGCCAGGCTCGCGTTGACCCTGGGGGCCGATGTGCCCTTTTTTTTAGGCAAGGAGCCGGCCTGGGTCACGGGAATCGGCGAAAAGATCACGCCGGTGTCCTGCGATTTGGCGGACTACACGATGCTGGTGGTCAGCCCCGGGGTGCACGTCGACACGAGATGGGCCTACAGGCGCTGGGACGAGATGTTTGAAAGCGCAAGGGTGCGTCCAAGAAAAGAGTTGACACCCGAAAACAGCCCTATTATGAGTCTTTGCTTCACGAAACCGCCCAAGCTTTGGAATGGATTTGAAGAAGTTGTTTTTCATGAATTTCCAACGCTTTACGAGGTTAAAAAACACATACTGAATCACTTTCCGGACGCCTGCGTCATGAGTGGAAGCGGTTCGAGTTTTGTGGCTCTTTTTTCTTCTCCGCAGAGTGCTGTCCGATGTGCCGGCGACATGCGGGCCAGGGGACACGCCTGCTTCGCGAGCAGATCTGGAGAGCCGCTTGTCATGGACTCGTGA
- a CDS encoding ribose-phosphate diphosphokinase — MPRMGELKIVTGTANPALAARICDHLGCKLTHSLVDKFSDGEIRVEMGDNVRGDDVYVVQSTCAPVNHNLMELCLMLDALKRASAGRVTAVVPYFGYARQDRKVVPRAPISAKLVADFITVAGVDRVLTIDLHSGQIQGFFNKPVDNLYAAQVLLEYIRKLGDNLIIVSPDAGGTERARAYAKRLGVGLAIVDKRREGPNKAHAMQLIGDVKGKIAVVLDDMIDTAGTMTEAGNMLAENGAEDVVACASHAVLSGPAVERLNNSAFSQVIVTDTIPLNAQALSSDKFKVISVGSLIAKAIHNIHSESSVSVLFS; from the coding sequence ATGCCACGCATGGGCGAGCTGAAAATCGTCACGGGAACCGCCAATCCGGCTTTGGCTGCCCGCATTTGTGACCATCTGGGCTGCAAGTTGACTCATTCTCTGGTCGACAAGTTCAGCGACGGAGAGATCCGCGTCGAGATGGGCGATAACGTTCGGGGTGACGATGTGTACGTGGTGCAATCCACCTGCGCTCCGGTCAATCACAACCTCATGGAACTCTGTCTGATGCTCGACGCTTTGAAGCGTGCTAGCGCAGGCCGGGTCACGGCGGTGGTGCCGTATTTCGGCTACGCGCGTCAGGACCGGAAAGTCGTGCCCAGGGCGCCGATCAGCGCCAAGCTGGTGGCCGATTTCATCACCGTTGCCGGTGTCGATCGCGTGTTGACCATTGATCTGCATTCAGGACAGATCCAGGGCTTTTTCAACAAGCCCGTGGACAACCTGTACGCGGCCCAGGTACTGCTTGAATATATCCGCAAGCTCGGCGACAACCTGATCATCGTTTCGCCCGATGCGGGCGGCACGGAGCGCGCCAGGGCTTATGCCAAGCGACTTGGCGTGGGACTGGCCATCGTGGACAAGCGCCGCGAAGGTCCCAACAAGGCCCACGCCATGCAGCTCATCGGCGACGTCAAAGGCAAGATCGCGGTTGTCCTCGACGACATGATCGATACCGCCGGCACCATGACCGAAGCCGGCAACATGCTGGCGGAAAACGGCGCCGAGGATGTCGTGGCTTGCGCTTCCCATGCGGTCCTGTCCGGACCCGCCGTGGAGCGGCTGAACAATTCGGCTTTTTCGCAGGTCATCGTGACCGACACCATTCCGCTCAACGCCCAGGCTCTGAGCAGTGACAAATTCAAGGTAATTTCCGTTGGCAGTCTTATTGCCAAGGCTATACATAATATCCATTCCGAATCTTCCGTCAGTGTCCTGTTCAGCTAA